From the genome of Candidatus Kapaibacterium sp., one region includes:
- a CDS encoding YihY/virulence factor BrkB family protein: MQASRGWQPLWGSLRWLVWIGDTVGQRLAQQHLFLLAAGIAFNAALCFIPLGMVALWLFAGFVKPEVVEEAFNRVLVLPWMPSARLQSLMESVVEQLEVFVQRRAAVGVFGIVALLWTASALLQSLRTGLHAALRLPPKPQRALGLWSRLRDMLLTVVLLLLSLLLSAVLVGWGMVIAWGAELLPPQWYEVVQGAWSAATSVLLEALLFWFVFRFVPTPAPPGRVIWRAMLVAVVMTELLRVGYGWYLENLAPWGWIYGAYAALVSLVVWAYAIAFVMLFAAVVASVLVEGR; the protein is encoded by the coding sequence ATGCAGGCCAGTAGGGGATGGCAGCCGCTGTGGGGTTCTCTCCGCTGGCTTGTTTGGATTGGGGATACCGTGGGGCAGCGCCTGGCGCAGCAGCACCTCTTCCTGCTGGCAGCAGGAATTGCTTTCAACGCCGCCCTCTGCTTCATTCCGCTAGGGATGGTCGCGTTGTGGCTATTCGCTGGATTCGTGAAGCCTGAGGTTGTGGAGGAGGCGTTCAACCGCGTCCTCGTACTGCCTTGGATGCCTTCGGCCCGGCTCCAGAGTCTGATGGAGTCGGTCGTGGAACAGCTTGAGGTCTTCGTCCAGCGACGTGCAGCGGTGGGCGTCTTCGGGATAGTCGCGTTGCTGTGGACAGCTTCCGCGCTCCTGCAGTCCCTGCGAACTGGGCTCCATGCGGCCTTGAGACTCCCGCCGAAGCCGCAGCGAGCATTAGGGCTCTGGAGCCGGCTCCGAGACATGTTGCTGACGGTTGTCCTCTTGCTGTTGAGCCTCCTGCTGTCGGCGGTCTTGGTCGGTTGGGGGATGGTGATTGCCTGGGGAGCAGAGCTACTGCCGCCACAGTGGTACGAGGTCGTGCAGGGAGCCTGGAGTGCAGCCACCTCTGTGCTGCTGGAAGCGCTGCTCTTCTGGTTTGTCTTCCGCTTCGTTCCAACACCTGCTCCGCCGGGCCGTGTCATCTGGAGGGCCATGCTCGTGGCCGTTGTGATGACCGAGCTCCTGCGGGTAGGCTACGGGTGGTATCTGGAGAACTTGGCCCCGTGGGGGTGGATTTACGGGGCGTATGCGGCACTGGTGTCGCTCGTAGTGTGGGCGTACGCTATCGCGTTCGTGATGCTGTTTGCGGCAGTCGTGGCTTCGGTGCTCGTGGAGGGGAGATGA
- the purH gene encoding bifunctional phosphoribosylaminoimidazolecarboxamide formyltransferase/IMP cyclohydrolase — translation MKVRRALLSAWRKDELVEFARQLSQLGVELLASDGTAQVLRSAGIPVQAVSELTGFPPILDGRVKTLHPLIHAALLARRDVPEHMEQLRRFGVEPIDLVAVDFYPFEQALDSSELDAGMLELIDIGGPALVRAAAKNYPWVTVVVQPAQYGEVIALLREHGEVPESVRRRYAAEAFARTAAYDATVAAALRADGDTPQWWVQVLPLAQELRYGENPHQRGWLYGSDYGRCFQQLHGKELSYNNVLDADAAVRLILEFEAPTVAILKHTAPCGVGSDEDLVKAWEKAWASDPISPFGGVVVVNRPLGAELAERLASVFLEQVLAPDFSEEALALLQRKRNLRLLRYNEPLLRQQWEQDFRSILGGVLVQTSDVAVPLRTEEWQVVTQREPTPAEWEALRFAWRVVKHVKSNAIVFAGPDRTLAIGGGQPSRLDAVRVAVRKARESGPSLSGSVVASDAFFPFPDAVEEAIAAGATAVVQPGGSVRDAEVIAAADAHGVAMVFTGTRHFRH, via the coding sequence ATGAAAGTTCGCAGGGCTCTGCTGAGCGCATGGCGGAAAGATGAGCTCGTAGAGTTTGCTCGCCAGCTCTCCCAGCTTGGGGTAGAGCTGCTGGCTTCCGATGGTACAGCCCAGGTGCTGAGATCGGCTGGAATCCCCGTGCAAGCCGTCTCTGAGCTGACGGGCTTCCCGCCTATCTTGGACGGGCGGGTGAAGACGTTGCATCCACTCATCCACGCTGCTCTACTGGCGCGGCGTGATGTGCCGGAACACATGGAGCAGCTCCGACGCTTTGGCGTGGAGCCTATAGACCTGGTGGCGGTGGATTTCTACCCGTTCGAACAGGCTCTCGACAGTTCAGAGCTGGACGCTGGGATGCTGGAGCTAATCGATATTGGTGGTCCGGCATTAGTGCGGGCAGCAGCGAAGAACTACCCATGGGTGACGGTCGTCGTGCAGCCGGCCCAGTACGGGGAAGTCATTGCACTACTCCGTGAACACGGGGAGGTCCCCGAGTCTGTGCGCCGGCGCTACGCAGCGGAGGCCTTTGCCCGAACAGCCGCTTACGATGCTACGGTGGCTGCAGCCCTGCGGGCCGACGGGGATACTCCACAGTGGTGGGTTCAAGTCCTCCCGCTGGCACAGGAGCTCCGCTACGGGGAGAATCCCCACCAGCGTGGCTGGCTCTACGGCAGCGATTACGGCCGCTGCTTCCAACAGCTCCATGGCAAAGAGCTCTCGTACAACAACGTGCTGGATGCGGACGCTGCTGTGCGACTCATCCTCGAGTTTGAGGCCCCCACAGTGGCCATCCTCAAGCACACAGCACCTTGCGGAGTTGGAAGTGACGAGGACTTGGTGAAAGCCTGGGAGAAGGCCTGGGCATCCGATCCGATTTCGCCGTTCGGTGGGGTTGTTGTGGTCAACCGTCCATTGGGCGCGGAGTTAGCAGAGCGGTTAGCGTCTGTGTTCTTAGAGCAAGTGCTGGCACCGGACTTCTCCGAAGAGGCTCTGGCACTACTCCAGCGCAAGCGGAATCTCCGGCTCCTCCGCTACAACGAGCCCTTACTGCGGCAGCAGTGGGAGCAAGACTTCCGGAGCATCCTTGGGGGTGTGCTCGTCCAGACGTCGGATGTTGCCGTGCCTCTGCGGACTGAGGAGTGGCAGGTGGTGACGCAACGAGAACCTACGCCAGCGGAATGGGAGGCTCTCCGCTTCGCTTGGCGTGTCGTCAAGCATGTGAAGTCGAACGCCATAGTCTTCGCAGGTCCCGATCGGACGCTAGCAATCGGCGGGGGACAGCCGTCGCGGCTGGATGCTGTTCGAGTGGCCGTGCGTAAAGCGCGAGAGAGTGGACCATCGCTCAGCGGGTCTGTGGTTGCTTCTGATGCCTTCTTCCCCTTCCCGGATGCGGTGGAGGAGGCGATTGCTGCGGGGGCAACAGCAGTAGTTCAGCCTGGCGGGTCGGTACGTGATGCGGAGGTCATCGCCGCGGCCGATGCCCACGGCGTTGCCATGGTCTTCACAGGTACGCGCCACTTCCGACACTGA
- a CDS encoding MFS transporter, which yields MEHHPRKARQRAVAILFGAVLVNLIGFGIIIPLLPFYGQRFGASELEIGALFASFSIAQVLSSPLWGALSDRYGRKPFLFLALVGAAVGYVIMALAPSLEWLFVARLVDGAFGGIITTVRAYLADVLEESERARGFGLIGAAFGIGFVVGPLLGSALAAWGLSAPAWAAAALSFIAALWVAMGLPEPARHRTRSVGSFGEGFRRLWGHQMVRPFLLFDFLLWSSQAVYQTSFALLVHRRFGLTEQHVGYLVAFAGALGVLTQVAIVGPVARRLGDGNAFWVGSLLAAVGLGTAVLAPSVPLFMLCVVPAALGSGMAIPTLLSVLSRVTPSAYQGSLQGVTTSLEGLARILGPLWGNGSMALSPLLSFGSAAVVLAAVGLAAIPYVQRLPQVHESSQGSAERMAER from the coding sequence ATGGAACATCACCCACGGAAGGCACGGCAGCGAGCGGTGGCAATCCTCTTCGGTGCAGTCCTTGTAAACCTCATCGGTTTCGGCATCATCATCCCGCTCCTGCCGTTCTACGGGCAGCGCTTTGGTGCATCAGAGCTGGAAATCGGAGCGCTCTTCGCCAGCTTTTCTATAGCGCAGGTATTGAGCTCGCCGCTGTGGGGTGCACTCTCGGACCGTTACGGTAGGAAGCCTTTCCTCTTCCTGGCCCTCGTGGGGGCAGCGGTTGGGTATGTCATCATGGCTCTAGCACCCTCACTGGAGTGGCTCTTCGTTGCTCGTCTGGTTGATGGTGCCTTCGGTGGGATCATCACTACCGTTCGGGCATACCTGGCCGATGTCTTGGAAGAAAGCGAGCGTGCTCGCGGGTTCGGACTGATCGGAGCTGCGTTTGGGATTGGCTTCGTCGTAGGGCCATTGCTGGGGTCCGCGTTAGCAGCGTGGGGGCTATCGGCACCGGCGTGGGCCGCTGCCGCACTCAGTTTCATTGCTGCGCTGTGGGTTGCTATGGGATTGCCTGAGCCAGCGCGCCATCGGACCCGGTCTGTAGGCTCGTTTGGAGAGGGTTTTCGGAGGCTGTGGGGCCACCAGATGGTGCGCCCGTTTCTGCTCTTCGACTTCCTCCTCTGGAGCTCCCAGGCAGTCTACCAGACTAGCTTTGCCCTCTTGGTGCATCGCCGCTTCGGACTCACGGAACAGCATGTGGGGTACTTGGTGGCCTTCGCCGGTGCCTTGGGAGTTCTGACGCAGGTGGCCATTGTCGGGCCGGTTGCCCGCCGACTGGGGGATGGGAACGCTTTCTGGGTAGGGTCTCTCCTGGCAGCAGTAGGGCTGGGTACAGCAGTGCTGGCGCCATCAGTCCCGCTCTTCATGCTCTGCGTCGTTCCAGCAGCATTGGGATCGGGGATGGCAATCCCAACGCTGCTTAGCGTGCTGAGCCGTGTCACGCCATCGGCTTACCAGGGCAGCCTCCAAGGGGTGACGACATCACTGGAGGGCTTAGCGCGGATCCTCGGCCCGCTGTGGGGGAACGGTAGCATGGCACTTTCTCCGCTACTCTCCTTCGGCTCTGCGGCGGTAGTGCTCGCTGCCGTTGGGCTTGCCGCTATCCCGTATGTGCAACGCTTGCCCCAAGTCCATGAAAGTTCGCAGGGCTCTGCTGAGCGCATGGCGGAAAGATGA
- a CDS encoding trypsin-like peptidase domain-containing protein: protein MLTSLLFLGLNCSGGRGERLYEESQNPPDSLRHLLTATLTGTRTNAITRAVHLCSPAVVGITVIDEREVVYRDPFSSWFYDDPIFRFFFGEPREYRQRYTIRNLGSGFLISPDGYVVTNQHVVGERPTKITVTLVGGEHYDAELVGSDPVSDIALLKLRSSKPRQFPYLRLGNSDSVIVGEWVIALGNPFGLFDLNAKPTVTVGVVSNVGVNFRQGGRVYRGMIQTDAAISSGNSGGPLVNALGEVVGVNAAIISTAQNWQGAGSIGIGFAIPINRVKRIIERLHADGHIDRDVDIGIRLGDPEQFDVGKLSYGALVVSVRRGSPADNAGIEPGDIITAIDGTRIRDSDDANLLLADTMVGQRLRITILRDGRERTVELVVGRRRS, encoded by the coding sequence TTACATCCCTGCTCTTCCTCGGCCTGAACTGTTCCGGAGGCCGAGGGGAGCGGTTGTATGAAGAGAGCCAGAATCCTCCTGACAGCCTCCGACACCTGCTCACTGCAACTCTCACTGGCACGCGAACGAATGCCATCACCCGTGCTGTCCACCTCTGTAGTCCTGCCGTCGTAGGCATCACTGTGATAGACGAGCGTGAGGTCGTCTACCGCGACCCCTTCAGCTCGTGGTTCTACGACGACCCGATCTTCCGCTTTTTCTTCGGCGAGCCACGTGAGTACCGTCAGCGCTACACGATCCGGAACTTAGGCTCTGGATTCCTCATCTCCCCCGACGGCTACGTTGTGACCAATCAGCACGTCGTCGGCGAACGCCCGACAAAGATCACGGTGACCCTGGTTGGAGGCGAGCACTACGATGCTGAGCTCGTCGGCTCCGATCCCGTCAGCGACATCGCACTGCTGAAGCTCCGTTCATCGAAGCCCCGCCAGTTCCCATACCTGCGGCTCGGCAACTCCGACTCCGTGATTGTTGGCGAGTGGGTCATCGCTCTCGGGAACCCCTTTGGACTGTTTGACCTCAACGCAAAGCCAACTGTCACCGTCGGGGTAGTCAGCAACGTTGGAGTCAACTTTCGGCAGGGTGGGCGGGTCTACCGCGGCATGATCCAGACCGACGCTGCCATTAGCTCCGGCAATTCCGGAGGCCCGCTCGTCAACGCCCTCGGAGAGGTTGTGGGGGTCAATGCGGCGATCATCTCAACGGCTCAGAACTGGCAAGGCGCAGGTAGTATCGGAATTGGCTTTGCTATCCCCATCAATCGCGTCAAGCGCATCATCGAGCGCCTACACGCCGATGGGCATATCGACCGCGACGTAGATATTGGTATCCGCTTGGGCGATCCTGAGCAGTTCGATGTAGGAAAGCTGTCATACGGTGCCCTCGTCGTCAGCGTCCGCCGGGGCTCCCCGGCCGACAATGCGGGGATTGAGCCAGGAGACATCATTACGGCCATAGACGGCACCCGTATCCGCGATAGCGACGATGCCAACCTGCTGTTGGCTGACACGATGGTTGGACAGCGCCTGCGAATCACCATCCTGCGCGACGGGCGGGAGAGGACAGTTGAATTGGTCGTCGGCAGGCGCCGCTCATGA
- a CDS encoding DUF3109 family protein: MKQSGFIPIGDVLVQSSIAGLPFACDVERCRGACCTVSGSLGAPLLEEEVPIVESLVPLLLPRLPAETQRVLQESGAVVRQEGQFYTRCVGEGACVFVVWERGIARCAIEQAYEEGLSSFRKPLSCHLFPLRLRQRHGQRYLVAEPFEECAPAYDHGRRCGTTVVVSVAEALERAFGREWCERLRQVLVEAAAS, from the coding sequence ATGAAGCAGTCTGGGTTCATCCCAATCGGTGATGTGCTAGTGCAGAGCTCGATTGCGGGGCTGCCGTTTGCCTGCGATGTAGAGCGCTGCCGTGGTGCTTGCTGCACAGTGTCGGGGTCTTTGGGAGCTCCGCTACTGGAGGAAGAGGTGCCGATAGTAGAATCGCTCGTCCCTCTGCTACTGCCGCGCCTGCCAGCGGAGACACAGCGGGTGCTCCAGGAAAGCGGGGCGGTGGTGCGGCAAGAGGGACAGTTCTACACCCGCTGCGTTGGGGAGGGCGCGTGCGTCTTCGTAGTGTGGGAGCGAGGAATTGCTCGCTGCGCCATAGAGCAGGCCTACGAGGAAGGCCTCAGCTCGTTTCGGAAGCCCCTCTCATGCCACCTCTTTCCGCTCCGCTTACGTCAGCGCCATGGTCAGCGCTACTTGGTGGCTGAACCTTTCGAGGAGTGTGCTCCAGCGTACGATCACGGGCGCCGTTGCGGTACGACAGTTGTGGTGTCGGTGGCGGAGGCGCTGGAGCGGGCCTTTGGGAGAGAGTGGTGTGAGCGGCTACGGCAGGTGCTTGTGGAGGCGGCTGCGTCATGA
- a CDS encoding 7-carboxy-7-deazaguanine synthase QueE: MLRQPTREAVEAIDPVRERFHVSEIFHSIQGEGSRSGMPCVFVRLQGCKLRCVWCDTPYALDRRDGGQWMTGEEILRSVQAYGCRFVEFTGGEPLEQWGSFGLMRLLCDEGYTVAVETGGHISIEPLDERVIGIVDVKCPSSRMTPLMYWRNLELLRPHDEVKFVIADRQDYEFARQVIEQYRLPERTAAVLFSPAFGLISPRQLAEWILQDRLPVRLQLQLHKYIWDPHQRGV, from the coding sequence ATGCTGCGACAGCCGACGCGGGAAGCTGTGGAGGCGATCGACCCTGTGAGGGAGCGTTTCCACGTGAGCGAGATCTTCCACTCCATCCAGGGCGAGGGGAGCCGGTCGGGAATGCCCTGTGTCTTCGTGCGCCTGCAGGGATGCAAACTGCGCTGCGTGTGGTGCGACACGCCGTATGCACTGGACCGACGCGACGGAGGACAGTGGATGACGGGGGAAGAGATTCTGCGGAGTGTGCAGGCTTACGGGTGCCGTTTCGTAGAGTTCACCGGCGGCGAGCCGCTGGAACAGTGGGGGAGCTTTGGGCTAATGCGGCTGCTGTGCGACGAAGGCTACACTGTCGCCGTTGAGACAGGTGGGCACATCAGCATTGAACCACTGGATGAGCGAGTCATTGGGATTGTTGATGTCAAGTGCCCGTCCTCGCGTATGACGCCGTTGATGTACTGGCGTAACTTGGAGCTGCTGCGCCCACACGATGAGGTGAAGTTCGTCATCGCTGACCGGCAGGACTACGAATTCGCCCGCCAGGTAATCGAACAATATCGCCTGCCAGAGCGGACGGCAGCTGTGCTCTTCTCGCCAGCTTTTGGACTGATCTCTCCGCGGCAGTTGGCTGAATGGATTCTGCAGGACCGGCTGCCGGTGCGGCTACAGTTGCAGCTCCACAAGTACATCTGGGACCCGCACCAGCGAGGGGTATGA
- a CDS encoding heavy metal sensor histidine kinase, which translates to MIGQRLSLRARLTLWYGAVVAAVLIGFGLFWYWSVRQELYSSLRHSLEQVARSVGVLLERAEEQAGRRLRPPRHGRLLPLWEQMLFARPVRRFVGPLPSDTLMGAESQVWGAIYQYVLLNPRSYVLQVADTAGRILWRSENLLGDSLPVLAGMTVGEQQYRHFALRGEPVELLVHHTRLAQIAVGYSVREIESVLQRLAVTLLWALPLVLSVSAFGGWLLARASLRPVEQMRRTAESITARNLSLRIPEPPTKDELAHLARTLNQMIARLEASFAQIRQFTADVSHELRTPLTILIGELELALRSRKRPEEYERVLSSVLEEVLRLHRIVETLLELARAESGQVQLERRRVDLGAIVREIAEDIEPLARDRGLSIATEVAQECYVFGDALRLRQAVLNVVDNALKYTPAGGRVTLRVASEAETVVAEVADTGIGIPEEELPQIFERFYRVEKSRTRSHSSDGVGLGLAIVRWIVEAHGGTVEVESAVGQGTRFRFRFPRYEGQDAGQ; encoded by the coding sequence ATGATTGGGCAACGGCTCTCGCTGCGGGCACGGCTGACGCTCTGGTATGGGGCTGTCGTCGCCGCTGTCTTGATAGGGTTCGGGCTGTTCTGGTACTGGAGTGTACGGCAGGAGCTCTACAGCAGTCTGCGCCATTCGTTGGAGCAGGTGGCCCGTTCAGTGGGGGTGCTGCTGGAGCGTGCTGAAGAGCAAGCGGGGCGGCGGCTCCGGCCTCCACGCCACGGGCGACTGCTGCCGTTGTGGGAGCAGATGCTCTTTGCCCGTCCGGTGCGCCGCTTCGTGGGTCCGCTCCCAAGCGATACGCTGATGGGCGCGGAGAGCCAGGTCTGGGGTGCCATCTACCAGTACGTCCTCCTCAACCCCCGCAGCTACGTTCTCCAAGTGGCCGACACCGCCGGACGCATCCTCTGGCGTTCGGAGAACCTTCTGGGAGACAGCCTTCCCGTACTGGCGGGGATGACCGTTGGGGAACAGCAGTATCGCCACTTTGCGCTCAGAGGTGAGCCTGTGGAACTCTTGGTCCATCACACTCGCCTGGCGCAGATCGCCGTGGGGTATAGCGTCCGCGAGATTGAGTCAGTCCTCCAGCGGCTGGCAGTGACGCTCCTTTGGGCATTGCCGTTGGTGCTTTCAGTCTCGGCCTTTGGGGGATGGCTCCTGGCTCGAGCGTCGCTGCGGCCAGTGGAGCAGATGCGGCGGACGGCAGAGAGTATCACGGCTCGGAATCTGAGTCTACGAATCCCAGAGCCGCCAACGAAGGATGAGTTAGCCCACCTGGCGCGAACGCTCAACCAGATGATTGCGCGCCTGGAGGCCTCCTTTGCCCAAATCCGACAGTTCACAGCCGACGTGTCGCATGAGCTCCGGACTCCGCTGACCATCCTCATCGGCGAGTTAGAGCTGGCACTGCGGTCGCGGAAGAGGCCAGAGGAGTACGAGCGAGTGCTCTCCAGCGTGCTGGAGGAGGTGTTGCGGCTGCACCGGATTGTGGAGACACTCCTGGAGCTGGCCCGTGCTGAAAGCGGGCAGGTGCAGTTGGAGCGCCGTCGTGTGGACCTAGGAGCCATCGTCCGCGAGATCGCAGAGGACATCGAGCCGCTAGCACGCGATCGTGGACTCTCAATTGCAACGGAGGTGGCGCAGGAGTGCTACGTGTTCGGCGATGCACTCCGTCTGCGCCAGGCCGTGTTGAACGTCGTAGACAACGCACTGAAGTATACACCGGCCGGGGGACGCGTGACGTTGCGGGTGGCTTCGGAGGCTGAGACCGTCGTGGCTGAAGTGGCTGACACGGGCATCGGCATACCAGAGGAGGAGCTGCCGCAAATCTTCGAGCGCTTCTACCGAGTGGAGAAGTCGCGGACCCGCAGTCATAGCAGTGATGGGGTTGGATTGGGCTTGGCGATTGTGCGCTGGATCGTTGAGGCCCATGGGGGGACGGTAGAGGTAGAGAGCGCTGTCGGACAAGGGACGCGGTTTCGGTTCCGGTTCCCTCGTTATGAGGGGCAGGATGCAGGCCAGTAG
- the lptB gene encoding LPS export ABC transporter ATP-binding protein, whose amino-acid sequence MISSLRCEGLAKAYRRRLVVRNVSLEVRQGEVVGLLGPNGAGKTTTFYMLVGMISPTAGRIFLDSQELTHMPMYRRARLGISYLPQEPSVFRRLTVEENIRAILQLRRLPSPEQRRRLEQLLEEFGITHIRHRKGYMLSGGERRRCEIARALASDPKFILLDEPFAGIDPLAVEDLMRLVRRLKERRIGVLITDHNVHETLSITDRAYILIDGSIFYAGTAEEIAAHPDVRRLYLGESFSLERYRWE is encoded by the coding sequence ATGATAAGCTCCCTACGGTGCGAGGGCTTAGCCAAGGCGTATCGCCGACGCCTGGTTGTCCGTAACGTCTCGCTGGAAGTCCGGCAGGGGGAGGTCGTTGGACTCCTGGGCCCAAACGGAGCAGGCAAGACAACGACGTTCTACATGCTCGTCGGGATGATTTCTCCGACGGCCGGGCGCATCTTCTTGGACTCGCAGGAGCTTACCCACATGCCAATGTACCGCCGTGCTCGCTTGGGGATTAGCTACCTGCCGCAGGAACCCTCGGTCTTCCGGCGTTTGACGGTAGAAGAAAACATCCGAGCCATCCTCCAGCTCCGCCGTCTCCCAAGTCCCGAACAGCGCCGACGCTTGGAGCAGCTCCTGGAAGAGTTCGGGATTACCCACATCCGACATCGGAAAGGCTACATGCTCTCCGGCGGAGAACGCCGACGTTGCGAGATTGCTCGCGCTCTAGCGTCTGATCCCAAGTTCATCCTGCTGGACGAGCCCTTTGCCGGCATAGATCCGCTGGCCGTCGAAGATCTCATGCGCCTCGTCCGCCGCTTGAAGGAGCGTCGTATCGGCGTGCTCATCACAGACCACAACGTCCACGAAACGCTCTCCATCACGGACCGGGCCTATATCCTCATCGACGGCTCCATCTTCTACGCTGGAACGGCGGAAGAAATTGCTGCCCATCCCGACGTGCGCCGCCTCTACCTTGGCGAGAGCTTTTCGCTGGAACGCTACCGCTGGGAGTAG
- a CDS encoding ATP-binding protein, which translates to MKSFGGFWQRRGWGLALWWTGISSVAAVAGTWSGWASFALIGVGLAGSGILLRVWQRRFQQEVTLWAYEVAERLQRLSSGIFSVRFLGAEFPAEIRLLAERLSGLAEAVETELGRVRKLERVRSDFLGNVSHELRNPLFALRGYLETLAEAPPEDATTVHQFAQKALQYAQRLENLLARLMEISQIETGAVRMRLRTFSVTELAKEVVEMFAEQATQRQVQLHVEAPSEPVEVVADRDRIEQVLSNLVENAIKYNRPGGSVHVRIRPEGKRVRVEVADTGIGIPPEHQERVFERFYRVRHAEASAVEGSGLGLAIVKHILEAHQAPYELESQPGVGTTVRFWLRS; encoded by the coding sequence ATGAAGAGTTTCGGAGGCTTCTGGCAGCGGCGCGGTTGGGGATTAGCGCTGTGGTGGACGGGTATCAGCAGTGTAGCAGCCGTTGCGGGCACTTGGAGTGGATGGGCATCCTTTGCGTTGATTGGGGTGGGCTTAGCAGGGTCTGGGATACTGCTCCGAGTATGGCAGCGCCGCTTCCAGCAGGAGGTTACCCTTTGGGCATACGAAGTGGCCGAGCGCTTACAGCGGCTCAGCTCTGGGATCTTCTCAGTGCGCTTCCTCGGGGCGGAGTTCCCAGCGGAAATACGTCTGCTTGCAGAGCGACTCAGTGGACTGGCAGAGGCCGTAGAGACAGAGTTGGGACGGGTACGGAAGTTAGAGCGGGTCCGGAGCGACTTCCTTGGGAACGTCTCCCACGAGCTCCGGAATCCGCTCTTCGCACTCCGAGGGTACTTGGAGACGTTAGCAGAGGCTCCACCTGAAGATGCTACAACAGTCCACCAATTCGCTCAGAAGGCGCTGCAGTACGCCCAGCGGCTGGAGAATCTCTTGGCACGCCTGATGGAGATCTCCCAGATTGAGACTGGGGCTGTGCGGATGCGCCTGCGGACCTTCTCAGTGACGGAGTTGGCCAAGGAGGTGGTGGAGATGTTCGCGGAGCAGGCGACCCAGCGCCAGGTCCAGCTCCACGTAGAGGCACCATCAGAGCCGGTCGAGGTCGTTGCAGATCGAGATCGGATCGAGCAGGTGTTGAGCAACCTAGTGGAGAACGCCATCAAGTACAACCGTCCTGGAGGCTCAGTCCACGTGCGAATCCGCCCCGAAGGCAAACGGGTGCGGGTAGAGGTTGCGGATACCGGGATTGGGATTCCGCCGGAGCATCAGGAGCGAGTCTTCGAGCGCTTCTACCGGGTGCGGCATGCTGAAGCCTCGGCGGTAGAGGGGAGCGGACTTGGCTTGGCAATCGTCAAGCACATCCTGGAAGCCCACCAGGCACCGTACGAGCTGGAGAGCCAGCCTGGGGTAGGGACGACGGTGCGCTTCTGGCTGCGAAGCTGA